ATTCCCGATATATCGCGCTCTTTTTTCTCGGAAATCACAAGAGGGATTGAAGATATTGCCAATATGTATCATTACAATATCATATTATGTAACTCTGACTTAAAGAAAGATAAGGAGTTACAGTTAATTGAGGCGCTACTGGAAAAGCAAGTGGATGGACTTTTGTTTATGGGAAGCGAAGTGACAGACGATCACCGTGATATCTTTACTGGATCGCAGGTACCAATCGTATTAGCTGCGACACAGGATGAGAAGAATGGATGGCCATCGGTCAATATTGATCATCGTATAGCTGCTCAAGAGGCAACAGAATTGTTGCTAGCAGAAGGGCATGAGCAGGTCGCAATTATTGGAGGTCCTTTGACGGAATCGACAAGCGGGATGCCACGGTACCAAGGTTATCGCGAAGCGCTTGCTCAGAGCCAACTTCCTTTTGTGGAATCATTGGTTCGTATAGGGCAGTACGATTATGCCTCTGGCTGGGAAGCGATGAATAGTTTGCTCGATGCCCACCCCGAGTTATCAGCGGCTT
This sequence is a window from Mechercharimyces sp. CAU 1602. Protein-coding genes within it:
- the ccpA gene encoding catabolite control protein A, with the translated sequence MTGRKKETITIYDVAREANVSMATVSRVVNGNPNVKPTTRKKVLETIRTLGYRPNAVARGLASKRTTTVGVVIPDISRSFFSEITRGIEDIANMYHYNIILCNSDLKKDKELQLIEALLEKQVDGLLFMGSEVTDDHRDIFTGSQVPIVLAATQDEKNGWPSVNIDHRIAAQEATELLLAEGHEQVAIIGGPLTESTSGMPRYQGYREALAQSQLPFVESLVRIGQYDYASGWEAMNSLLDAHPELSAAFVANDEMAVGAIHAVQDRGGKVPEDVSVIGFNNTPLSSQVRPRLSTVAVPMYDIGAVAMRLLTKFMNDEEVIEKQVILPHRLEMRESTLTK